The Plutella xylostella chromosome Z, ilPluXylo3.1, whole genome shotgun sequence region CATCTGATCTGCATTTGACAGGTTGAGCGTAGCACAAACAGACTATTTGAAAGGTAAATGCAGAGATAGGGGGAGGGGCAATTTAATTAACATCGGATCGAAGTGTGTCTAGCGCTGCTAATATTGGCAGTTAACTGAGATAATATTTCATagaatattaagtacttacctagataTATTATACAGTTAGATGAAGGtttcattataaataacaGATGATGAGAGATGTAGGTATGAAAGTGGCTGGGACggaaagttatttaattttcttaaaGTACTATCAATTTAAAGGATGCCTTAAAGGTCAACATTTCAGCACCCATAAAGTTATTTTCTTTGTATTATTCTGATGATTCCGATGTTTTATCACTGAGAGCACTTTTATGCGCGATAGGCAATAGCCTACTATTACGTTTCGGTGTTCAGCTTTTCGTTCTCTTTCTCTTTTTCGGTGAAATAGCTCTCGCTCTCCCAAGCCTCGGGCGCCCTAAGCGGTATCTTGGTCCGCCACGGGGTGTAGATCTCCAACTTACAGTCTGGCCTGAAAACAGTGGGTGGATTTAGACTATAGAGCTTaccaaagttaaaattaaatgttgttgtttataaataagtaaattaccTTCGAAATTATGAAAAAGGGCAAGTTTATGTACGGATTTAAAGCAAAattattatgcggtattttcaCTGAAAACAGAAGTATACTAGCGGACCTCTGGGcctacctacaaatatttCTTACGTCCGGTGCAGCCGAGCAGTCAGCTACTATATCTCCCAGCCtatatttgacacactgataGCAATAACAATgaaatacagaaaataatacattacaaaacaacaacaataaaatacagacaaaaatacaatacacaacaaacaataacacaacaggttgctgtccagagctcAGCAAATGCTATGGATAATAAGGCAACAGTACtagttttcagctggcccttataACCTGATCTCAGTAGCTTTTTGTATGGGGCGTAATACGTAAAAGAATAAACAGCCAGTGGTAAACCTGGTGGACAACCACCCGATGACGCCAGCACTAGTCACCGGCACCGGGCGCAGGTTCCCCTCAATGCGCTGCTGTCGCGGCCGGTGCGGCGCCGCCGCGTAGTGGGCTTGCCGGATCGCCGCCACCTCTTGCTGGGTCTTGCTGGAAGGAGAGGGATGTTGAGGGATGCAGGGCTATGATGTTTGTGATGAAGTCCTGTTATCCCGGATCAGGGACATAGGAATGGAAGAAGGGATTTTCACTTCCAGGGCAGCTTTCAGTACGTCCCACCTGAAACTAGGCTCTACTTGAGCCGTTACAGACGGACGTGAGAATGTTATAGACCTTTTGCATGCAATTAAAGGCTGGATAAAGGTAGCAAGAATGCCCTAATGACTAATGACCCTCCTCAAAGGGCTTTGATTTTTAAGTCCACTTTGCAGGATTTACGTTAGTAATTATGTGTGAAGTTTGGCCGTtaaaaggtacaaaagtgtaccaACACcaatttatactttttatttatattatgtaggtccTACATCGTCATAAAACACGAGTGAATATGAAGCTGGCAGTAGTGCAAAACAAATAGAGTAGGATAAGCCATCAAAAGGCGACGTTCACCACCATTTTATCATTTTACACTCGACAGTCGACACCGGCTTACCGAGTACCGAGGGAAAGCAACGGCGACAttgctttaaataaataacaaaaataccgCATATTCATATTGGAAGGCCAGCGGCGGTTAGCTGGAAATGGACtctctatgaataaaataactttctgCTGCAGATATATGCAACTGGGAAATAGATTTCACATTTTCAGTACCAAGCTATGTATAGGGGTAttgtaatataaatatcacCGAGCCAAGCTTGTTAGAGGCAGTGGCTTTATAGCCCAccctataaaattaaaatagccTGGAGGTTACAACATGGCTttggtattttaataatgaagCAACTAAGAACCACGTAAACTTACTCGTGTATCAATGGATTACTTATAAATGTCCAAGTTTAAACTCAGTGCTAAATCTGATTCCGCTGATTGCCTGCCGTTGTCCGAGTGCGGGTCGCatgtttagtgccaatttcaccatagtGGGTTACAGCATAACCAAGGAttattggttgacttttgacacatctgtcaagaatttaatatggagatgacgtataattgatcaacctttccctggttgcGATCGAACCgacgactatggagaaattggagcttacGCATTACGAGTAGAATTCGTATAGTCACTTGGTCCGTGCGTACACACTCATCCGATCCGGGCGTTTTGACTGATCGTCGCAGTGGCAAAACGTCCGCCAAATAACTGGGATCAGTATTTTTTCCCGGATCAGTCATAATGGTGTGCCTAAAACGCCTCTTGTACATTGTTTCTAGTCTTTAAGTATGTTTATGTATGCCAGATTATGTGATGCTCTATAACTGTACTACCACTTGCACATTCGTATATTTAGATTGGCCAAGAAAAAACACTGATCGGTTAAGTGGGAACGGGCTCTTATAAATCATGTAAACCCTGCTTTAGAGTTTGTCTCGGATGTCCTCCAGATATTATAGAGATATAAATTGAAAGACTTGGACTTTGTGCAATGCGCTTTAAGTCTCGTACCGAGCGCAACTAAAATCCTTTTTATAAAAGCAAGTCAAAGGATTTCTGATGGATAATCTGCTGGCTCGAGAGACTGTCACGTTATTCTGTTCTGTGCTTATTCTGTGAAAATCGTTTGTCCACCGTACGACAATGGGTGTTCGCTATTGTCCATATTGCGTACCGATTTCCGACCGACAGGGTTTTTATTgaaaacgtttttatttatttatccgcTAGTCGCATTGTCTTGCTTACATTTTAGCATTGCTTTGACTTGTAGGGCACATTTTTAACCTCTGATCGAAAAAGGGGGGTTATTGAATCCTCTCTATCTCTACTTTATATTTTCTGAACCGCATATAGTTACATATCTCGGAAACCAATGCATTACGGATTTTTTGAGTTTTAAAGAAGCCTGAATGCTTCAATGCTCTTAGATAATACATGTTTTAGTTCAATCTGATCAGCAGTAAGTTCAAAATCTTGCCTTCAAAACTTTGGTTGGGTTATTATTTATCCGAATACCAAAATAAGTTACAATttcgtattttatttttgagttcatattttatttaaacctaTGTAGAGCTTGAATGGCCATCATATTTTCGATAATCGAAACAGCCATTAATCCAAATTACCTATCTGAACGATATACCTACTGTTGTGAATCATGATTCATGAAACATGATGCAAATGCAAATAGTAATATTAGTGATACAGGTATTCACCAGATAACCCTTAGAGTGCATTAGCGCCAGAGTAcatggggtcactctatactacGAAAAACTGTTTTGAAGCGCTGCTGAGCGAGCCAACTCTAactacacttgtccaaaattaataatgcacatgcagatcttcacacccgaatcattaaatcgtaagagccttaaaaaaacacttgcattttgcaccttgttcgaaagaaataggagtcaatatcatgtgtcacataatcgaaaacaaccgatctgtcaaagatttctatgcgcattatcattATTcatatcaattttggagcactgtacctacgtgccgattgcacgatagctctcgttcgtttgttttcgtcagtatagaatAACCCCCCTATTTCTCATGGTCGGATGAACCCTGTGTGATGTTAGAGTACCCACTCCGTCTATGTCAGACCATAGTTCAGCGTTCCTCTCTCTCTGAACTTGAAACTTTTGACGTAATATCGTTCTTAATCCGTGCAGCGTGCGACTTAAATTTGTCAGCGTTTTATGTTTAGGGTCGGGGCACGAAATGAGCGAAGACGTTTTTGCAGGATTTCTGTATCTGGGCActactttttaaccgacttaaaaaaaggatgaggttctcaattcgtcgggatcttttttttgcgctgtaattttttatgttctttgttcttgtttttaaacaatatctatattttcatcgtTTTTGGTGTTACACCTACCTCTTTCCCCTCCTTTTCCGCATAATTAAGATATTACGTCTTAGAAAAGTTTCCGCTCAGCATAAACCCTATAATATCACATTCACAGCTACCACCATCGCTTGGGTATTgttaaaggttgtctggtagagattgctatgagcaataaggccgccttttgtactgttttatttttttagttatttttgtaatttttgttcttggtgcaaataaagtgtattctattgTATTGTGGCCGCCATACAGCCTTTGTGGTGTCTTCCACTGTACAAACCTTGTACGAACAGTacaaaaggcggccttattgctcatagcaatctctaccagacaacctttaacAATACCCAAGCTTTTGTACTACAAAGCCATCTTCCGTGGCGGCTTGAACAAAAGCATACCACATCCTGTGCCGTAAACCGAGCTATGGTGTCACTGACGTGTCTATGgtagataaatagatagatagaatacacttcatttgtacaccaacaaagaataataagattaacaaattgcaacttaattagcgtgcaaaaggcggtcttatcactaaaagcgatctctcgGTAGATGTACGGGTAGGCAGGCACCCAACGTAGGTATGGGTATGTGAATATCTGGGTGTGAGTGTTAATATTATCTGATTAGCTAATCAATTAATAATTTCACCGCGGTTGGGTTAGCTCTTAGAGTATTTGttcctcttcttcttctagtgccgTCTCCTAGCGAAGGTTGGCAATCAACCTGCTGATTTCCGTCTTGGAGG contains the following coding sequences:
- the LOC125491156 gene encoding uncharacterized protein LOC125491156, which codes for MAQKYDPNQEIVQSRAQWLKAENCQKQWQQNWGWLIEETLKTQQEVAAIRQAHYAAAPHRPRQQRIEGNLRPVPVTSAGVIGWLSTRPDCKLEIYTPWRTKIPLRAPEAWESESYFTEKEKENEKLNTET